From one Ictalurus punctatus breed USDA103 chromosome 20, Coco_2.0, whole genome shotgun sequence genomic stretch:
- the trim59 gene encoding tripartite motif-containing protein 59 encodes MENLEEDLTCSVCYSLFNDPRVLPCSHTFCKACLENVLQVSTNFSIWRPLRLPLKCPNCRSMVELPPNGVEALPINVCLRAIIEKYQHDNEPRAPSCPEHHRQPLNVYCVQDCKLICGLCLTIGQHQGHTIDDLQTAYVKERNTPARLLERLTDGRWEEVCGLVEKLEQEKSRHEGLIRKDREAVTQFFQGLERLLEHKKEAFMKVLDRANGQLACAYKPLIEKLKDLKEEQLELVSIVSSISEDESALVFLEKVNHLRERVDALTQAELPEVPTLHISPCLEEFLEEHWVNVTIGRLEDGPVPKISCHVKRHCDKEAQSELAQKRTFKSWTVMAFLTVLLFLLLFWLNPVSGESLGFSNLSHITQAVVSLAHELTLLLHDSGTFLYGLLHDLNLKFSAYISAVGERTYQRVAFFLKTLQLC; translated from the coding sequence ATGGAGAACTTGGAGGAGGACTTGACGTGCTCGGTTTGTTATTCCCTCTTTAACGATCCACGAGTACTCCCCTGCTCCCACACCTTCTGCAAAGCATGTCTGGAGAACGTGCTCCAGGTCTCCACTAACTTCTCCATCTGGCGCCCGCTTCGCCTACCACTGAAGTGTCCCAACTGCCGTAGCATGGTGGAACTTCCCCCTAATGGCGTGGAAGCTCTGCCGATTAATGTCTGTCTGCGCGCCATCATAGAAAAGTACCAGCATGACAATGAGCCGCGAGCTCCTTCCTGCCCCGAGCACCATCGCCAGCCTCTGAACGTCTACTGCGTTCAGGACTGCAAGCTTATATGCGGCTTGTGCCTCACTATCGGGCAGCATCAGGGCCACACCATTGATGATCTGCAGACAGCGTACGTCAAAGAGCGCAATACCCCTGCCAGACTGCTCGAGCGGCTCACGGACGGGCGCTGGGAAGAAGTCTGTGGCCTGGTGGAGAAGTTAGAACAGGAAAAATCTCGACATGAAGGTCTAATAAGGAAAGACCGTGAAGCTGTTACGCAGTTCTTTCAGGGCCTGGAGCGCCTTCTTGAGCACAAGAAAGAGGCATTCATGAAAGTTCTGGACAGGGCCAACGGGCAGCTGGCCTGCGCTTATAAGCCACTTATCGAGAAGCTTAAGGATCTTAAGGAGGAGCAGCTAGAGCTCGTCTCTATCGTCTCAAGCATCAGTGAAGACGAGTCAGCCCTTGTTTTCCTGGAGAAGGTGAACCACTTGAGGGAGAGGGTTGATGCCTTGACCCAGGCAGAGCTGCCCGAAGTCCCCACCCTCCACATCTCACCCTGTTTAGAGGAGTTCCTCGAGGAACACTGGGTTAACGTGACGATTGGAAGGCTGGAAGATGGTCCTGTTCCAAAAATCTCCTGTCACGTGAAGAGACATTGTGACAAAGAGGCACAGTCAGAATTAGCTCAGAAGCGGACGTTCAAGTCTTGGACCGTCATGGCTTTTCTAACGGTGCTGCTGTTCCTTCTGCTTTTCTGGTTAAATCCAGTGAGTGGAGAATCACTTGGATTCTCTAATCTCTCCCACATTACTCAAGCAGTAGTGAGTCTAGCTCATGAACTAACTTTATTACTTCATGATTCGGGGACATTTCTGTACGGCCTGCTTCATGATCTTAACCTTAAATTCAGTGCGTATATTTCAGCTGTCGGGGAGCGCACCTATCAACGTGTGgccttctttttaaaaacattacagttaTGCTAA